One window of the Zea mays cultivar B73 chromosome 3, Zm-B73-REFERENCE-NAM-5.0, whole genome shotgun sequence genome contains the following:
- the LOC118476628 gene encoding uncharacterized protein — protein MRTGTEKLQPVNEKKARTHLGRPARHCTPLEDWFKARPVMELIPTQRLITTVLADRKYQMLDDNRHVLWTGLIQIEFAKSRKISLKGLLSYDNLEVINGLNMLCLKNLSLSTSSPSEDSSSSPLQESLFEDFMEMVLQKELSCSISSLPEHRDSLFETLKNPAHKLHDAIYHPAFLSDEEFSNLCIHTHRLVRHEMLMRNQGTEACSICAHLNVAYYDQDVIFTCQGHFMLSNFLGVHSKLVKGKPIAGQYHNNPSLNILPYRPPSVLHPIGSALVDTMRIGCMHSIENKLINDICKASFKGVKDPLLDTYTREEVIRLLRYIFPNYAQYALEGFKTEGLLHKLGLNRLKPIPSILNI, from the coding sequence ATGCGCACAGGGACAGAGAAATTACAACCCGTCAACGAAAAAAAGGCAAGGACTCACCTTGGGAGACCTGCTCGACACTGTACCCCGCTGGAGGATTGGTTCAAAGCAAGGCCTGTCATGGAACTTATTCCAACACAAAGATTGATAACAACTGTGCTGGCTGACAGAAAGTATCAGATGTTAGATGACAACAGGCATGTGCTTTGGACAGGACTAATTCAGATAGAGTTTGCAAAATCAAGAAAGATTTCACTGAAGGGCCTTCTTAGTTATGATAACTTAGAAGTTATTAATGGACTGAACATGCTGTGCTTGAAAAATTTATCTTTGTCCACAAGTTCTCCTTCAGAAGATTCTTCAAGCTCTCCTTTACAAGAGTCTCTCTTTGAAGATTTTATGGAGATGGTTCTGCAGAAGGAGTTGTCATGTAGTATCTCAAGTCTACCTGAGCATCGGGATTCGCTTTTTGAGACCTTGAAAAATCCTGCCCATAAGTTGCATGATGCCATATACCATCCAGCATTTCTCTCAGATGAAGAGTTCTCTAATCTATGCATTCACACTCACCGTCTCGTTCGTCATGAGATGTTGATGAGGAATCAAGGAACTGAAGCATGTTCAATCTGTGCACATCTAAATGTGGCATATTATGACCAAGATGTTATCTTTACTTGCCAGGGTCACTTCATGTTATCCAATTTTCTTGGGGTACATTCCAAATTGGTTAAAGGGAAGCCAATTGCTGGGCAGTATCATAACAATCCTTCTTTGAACATATTGCCATATCGACCCCCCTCAGTTCTGCATCCGATAGGGTCAGCTTTGGTGGATACTATGCGAATTGGTTGCATGCATTCCATTGAAAACAAGTTGATCAACGATATTTGTAAGGCAAGCTTCAAAGGTGTTAAGGACCCTTTACTTGACACGTACACCAGGGAGGAAGTCATTCGCCTACTTCGCTATATATTCCCAAATTATGCTCAATATGCTCTTGAAGGTTTCAAGACTGAAGGTCTGCTTCATAAGCTTGGGCTGAACCGCTTAAAGCCCATACCTTCTATTCTAAATATTTGA
- the LOC103649655 gene encoding uncharacterized protein produces MAMRRTLMKNSLVLQMSPLATCRISHWRVSLLANGANCLMIFFFEHLPPGLDKGKVKATRQSKCGVCGEYGHRTGSAKCRYTGAKTRKRCRKVNAKVGAKPKIYVDDDDQRGESSVPKRRR; encoded by the exons ATGGCAATGAGAAGGACTTTGATGAAGAATTCTCTGGTTCTGCAAATGTCACCACTAGCAACGTGCAG GATATCTCATTGGAGGGTGTCACTTCTAGCAAATGGGGCAAATTGCCTGATGATATTTTTTTTTGAACATCTCCCACCTGG GCTTGATAAGGGAAAAGTAAAAGCTACAAGACAGTCAAAGTGTGGTGTATGTGGTGAGTATGGCCACAGAACAGGAAGTGCAAAGTGTCGATACACAGGCGCGAAGACAAG GAAGAGGTGCAGGAAAGTAAATGCAAAGGTTGGAGCAAAACctaaaatctatgttgatgacgaTGATCAACGCGGGGAGTCTTCTGTACCAAAACGACGTAGATGA
- the LOC118476629 gene encoding uncharacterized protein, which produces MYNYHICSGRSMNIGIPARHCTPLEDWFKARPVMELIPTQRLITTMLADRKYQMLDDNRHVLWTGLIQIEFAKSRKISLKGLLSYDNLGVINGLNMLCLKNLSLSTSSPSEDSSSSPLQESLFEDFMEMVLQKELSCSISSLPEYRDSLFETLKNPAHKLHDAIYHSAFLSDEEFSNLCIHIHRLVRHEMLMRNQGTESCSICAHLNVAYYDQDVIFTCQGHFMLSNFLGVHSKLVKGKPIAGQYHSNPSLNILPYRPHSVLHPIGSALVDTMRIGCMHSIENKLINDICKASFKGVKDPLLDTYTRKEVIRLLRYTFPNYAQYALEGFKTEGLLHKLGLNRLKPIPSILNI; this is translated from the coding sequence ATGTATAACTATCATATATGCAGCGGCCGCAGCATGAATATTGGCATCCCTGCTCGACACTGTACCCCGCTGGAGGATTGGTTCAAAGCAAGGCCTGTCATGGAACTTATTCCAACACAAAGATTGATAACAACTATGCTGGCTGACAGAAAGTATCAGATGTTAGATGACAACAGGCATGTGCTTTGGACAGGACTAATTCAGATAGAGTTTGCAAAATCAAGAAAGATTTCACTGAAGGGCCTTCTTAGTTATGATAACTTAGGAGTTATTAATGGACTGAACATGCTGTGCTTGAAAAATTTATCTTTGTCCACAAGTTCTCCTTCAGAAGATTCTTCAAGCTCTCCTTTACAAGAGTCTCTCTTTGAAGATTTTATGGAGATGGTTCTGCAGAAGGAGTTGTCATGTAGTATCTCAAGTCTACCTGAGTATCGGGATTCGCTTTTTGAGACCTTGAAAAATCCTGCCCATAAGTTGCATGATGCCATATACCATTCAGCATTTCTCTCAGATGAAGAGTTCTCTAATCTATGCATTCACATTCACCGTCTCGTTCGTCATGAGATGTTGATGAGGAATCAAGGAACTGAATCATGTTCAATCTGTGCACATCTAAATGTGGCATATTATGACCAAGATGTTATCTTTACTTGCCAGGGTCACTTCATGTTATCCAATTTTCTTGGGGTACATTCCAAATTGGTTAAAGGGAAGCCAATTGCTGGGCAGTATCATAGCAATCCTTCTTTGAACATATTGCCATATCGACCCCACTCAGTTCTGCATCCGATAGGGTCAGCTTTGGTGGATACTATGCGAATTGGTTGCATGCATTCCATTGAAAACAAGTTGATCAACGATATTTGTAAGGCAAGCTTCAAAGGTGTTAAGGACCCTTTACTTGACACGTACACCAGGAAGGAAGTCATTCGCCTACTTCGCTATACATTCCCAAATTATGCTCAATATGCTCTTGAAGGTTTCAAGACTGAAGGTCTGCTTCATAAGCTTGGGCTGAACCGCTTAAAGCCCATACCTTCTATTCTAAATATTTGA